In Candidatus Hydrogenedentota bacterium, one DNA window encodes the following:
- a CDS encoding purine-nucleoside phosphorylase: MNTHGGGRNPCRSEPPGIVPDGAFPLAVVSGSGIALDSLFDNIAERIPFEAVPGLPRGGVPGHAYEFIRGDCAGRPLILQCGRLHFYEGFDIETVARTVDVLRDFGARTVLFTAAAGGIKPEIGPGDIVGIEGIRLCWCLRWDATPGMLFPDFVLPGCDGYGIFQWVHGPCYETRAEIAAIQAIKADTVGMSVAPELARCRDLGLSAGLVACVANSCGRPGPLAHDEVVAVARRVSARLARLIRKWLSSLPNRP; this comes from the coding sequence ATGAATACGCATGGTGGAGGGAGGAATCCATGCCGGTCCGAGCCGCCCGGGATCGTCCCCGATGGCGCCTTTCCCCTTGCCGTCGTCTCCGGTTCCGGCATCGCCCTCGACTCCCTCTTCGACAACATCGCCGAACGCATCCCCTTCGAAGCCGTTCCCGGACTTCCTCGCGGCGGCGTGCCGGGGCACGCCTACGAATTCATCCGAGGCGATTGCGCCGGGCGTCCGCTGATCCTGCAATGCGGGCGCCTGCATTTCTACGAGGGATTCGATATCGAAACCGTGGCGCGCACTGTGGACGTTCTCCGCGATTTCGGCGCGCGCACCGTTCTGTTCACGGCCGCCGCCGGCGGCATCAAGCCGGAAATCGGCCCCGGCGACATTGTGGGTATCGAAGGCATCCGGCTTTGCTGGTGCCTCCGATGGGACGCCACGCCCGGCATGCTGTTCCCCGATTTTGTGCTGCCCGGCTGCGATGGCTACGGGATCTTCCAATGGGTCCACGGACCCTGCTACGAAACCCGCGCCGAAATTGCCGCGATACAGGCGATCAAGGCGGACACCGTCGGGATGAGCGTCGCGCCCGAATTGGCCCGCTGCCGCGACCTCGGCCTGTCGGCCGGACTTGTGGCTTGCGTCGCCAATTCATGCGGCCGTCCCGGCCCCCTTGCACACGACGAGGTCGTCGCCGTCGCACGGCGCGTCTCCGCCCGCCTTGCCCGCCTCATCCGGAAATGGCTGTCTTCGTTGCCGAATCGGCCTTGA